One genomic region from Bradyrhizobium icense encodes:
- a CDS encoding aldolase, with translation MSETRIREEICRLGRSLFERGLTPGSSGNISVKLDDGGWLVTPTNASLGFLDPARMSRLGPDGRLVSGDAPTKEVPLHTALYQTRSAARAVVHLHSTHSVALSMLPEINPRTALPPMTAYYVMKCGHTALVPYYRPGDPAVADAIKGLAGKYSSVLLANHGPVVSGDTLEAAVFAMEELEETAKLYLLLRGLNPRYLSPAQVEDLTKVFGLELPEHHHD, from the coding sequence ATGAGCGAAACAAGGATCCGCGAGGAAATCTGCCGCTTGGGCCGCTCGCTGTTCGAGCGCGGGCTGACGCCGGGCTCCTCCGGCAATATCAGCGTGAAACTCGACGACGGCGGCTGGCTGGTGACGCCGACCAATGCCTCGCTCGGCTTCCTCGATCCGGCCCGAATGTCGCGGCTCGGGCCCGACGGACGGCTGGTATCCGGCGATGCGCCCACCAAGGAAGTGCCGCTGCACACCGCCCTCTACCAGACCCGCAGCGCGGCGCGCGCCGTCGTGCATCTGCATTCGACCCACTCAGTGGCGTTGTCGATGCTGCCCGAGATCAACCCCCGCACCGCGCTGCCGCCGATGACGGCCTACTACGTGATGAAATGCGGCCACACCGCGCTCGTGCCCTACTATCGCCCCGGTGATCCCGCCGTCGCCGACGCGATCAAAGGACTCGCCGGGAAGTACTCCTCCGTGCTGCTCGCCAATCACGGCCCGGTGGTGTCGGGCGATACGCTGGAGGCGGCGGTATTCGCGATGGAGGAATTGGAAGAGACGGCGAAGCTCTATCTGCTGCTGCGCGGGCTGAACCCGCGGTATCTGTCGCCGGCGCAGGTGGAGGATTTGACCAAGGTGTTTGGATTGGAGTTGCCCGAACATCACCACGACTAA
- the ltnD gene encoding L-threonate dehydrogenase: MPETAKPRVAVIGLGSMGFGMAMSLRRAGLEVTGCDVSADSVKRFVAEGGKGAATPAEAAKSADIVVSVVVNAAQTETILFGKDGVAETLAKGAVFISSATMDPDVARRLAKQLEETGRHYLDAPISGGAQRAAQGELTILASGSPAAFSKARPALDAMAAKLYELGDDAGQGAAFKMINQLLAGVHIAAASEAIAFAAKQGLDIRKVYEVITASAGNSWMFENRMPHVLDGDYAPRSAVDIFVKDLGIIQDMARSQKFPVPVSAAALQMFLMTSAAGMGRDDDASVARMYAKVTGTRLPGEPK; the protein is encoded by the coding sequence ATGCCAGAAACCGCCAAACCGCGTGTCGCCGTCATCGGGCTGGGCTCGATGGGTTTTGGCATGGCGATGTCGCTGCGCCGCGCGGGGCTGGAGGTCACCGGCTGCGATGTCTCGGCAGATTCGGTCAAGCGGTTCGTCGCCGAGGGCGGCAAGGGTGCGGCGACGCCGGCGGAAGCCGCGAAATCGGCCGACATCGTCGTCAGCGTGGTTGTCAACGCCGCCCAGACCGAGACCATTCTGTTCGGCAAGGACGGCGTCGCGGAAACGCTGGCGAAAGGCGCGGTCTTCATTTCCTCCGCAACCATGGATCCCGATGTGGCGCGACGGCTCGCCAAACAGTTGGAAGAAACCGGCCGGCACTACCTGGACGCGCCGATCTCCGGCGGCGCACAGCGCGCGGCGCAGGGGGAACTCACTATCCTGGCGTCCGGTAGCCCGGCGGCGTTTTCGAAGGCGCGGCCGGCACTGGATGCGATGGCCGCAAAACTTTACGAACTCGGCGATGACGCCGGCCAGGGCGCCGCGTTCAAGATGATCAACCAGTTGCTTGCGGGCGTACACATCGCCGCGGCTTCCGAAGCGATCGCATTCGCCGCCAAGCAGGGCCTCGACATCCGAAAAGTCTACGAGGTGATCACGGCCTCCGCCGGCAACTCCTGGATGTTCGAGAATCGCATGCCGCATGTGCTGGACGGCGATTATGCGCCGCGCAGCGCGGTGGATATTTTCGTGAAGGACCTCGGCATTATCCAGGACATGGCTCGCTCGCAAAAGTTCCCGGTGCCGGTTTCGGCCGCTGCATTGCAGATGTTCCTGATGACGTCAGCCGCCGGCATGGGGCGCGACGACGACGCCTCGGTGGCGCGGATGTATGCAAAAGTCACCGGCACGCGTCTGCCGGGCGAGCCGAAGTAA
- a CDS encoding ABC transporter ATP-binding protein yields MLSVHEVTTAYQGLVAISAVSIEVAKGEIVCVAGANGAGKSTLLKSIAGAERPRSGSVTFDGARIDGMAQHVITSRGIAYVPENRRLFPRLSVRDNLRLGSYLFRSQSDREAPLDLVFKLFPRLSERLEQRAETLSGGEQQMLAIGRALMTRPRLLMLDEPSQGIMPKLVDEIFQAVKRIRDAGMTVLIVEQRMSECLEIADRAYILQTGRVLMQGGAAEISVNPDVRKAYLGL; encoded by the coding sequence ATGCTGTCGGTGCATGAAGTCACCACCGCCTATCAGGGGCTGGTCGCGATCTCGGCGGTCTCGATCGAGGTCGCAAAGGGCGAGATCGTCTGCGTCGCCGGCGCCAACGGGGCCGGCAAGTCGACGCTTCTGAAATCGATCGCCGGCGCCGAGCGCCCGCGTTCCGGCAGCGTGACGTTCGATGGCGCCCGCATCGACGGCATGGCCCAGCATGTCATCACCTCGCGCGGCATCGCCTACGTGCCGGAAAACCGCCGGCTGTTTCCGCGGTTGTCGGTGCGCGACAATCTGCGGCTCGGCAGTTATCTTTTTCGTAGCCAGTCCGATCGCGAGGCACCGCTCGACCTCGTCTTCAAGCTGTTTCCCCGTCTCTCGGAGCGCCTCGAGCAGCGCGCCGAGACGCTCTCCGGCGGCGAGCAGCAGATGCTCGCCATCGGCCGCGCGCTGATGACCCGTCCGCGGCTACTCATGTTGGATGAGCCGTCGCAGGGCATCATGCCAAAGCTGGTCGATGAAATCTTCCAGGCCGTAAAACGCATCCGCGACGCCGGCATGACGGTATTGATCGTCGAGCAGCGCATGTCCGAATGCCTCGAAATCGCCGACCGCGCCTACATCCTGCAAACCGGCCGCGTGCTGATGCAGGGAGGCGCTGCCGAGATCAGCGTCAATCCGGATGTAAGGAAGGCGTATCTGGGGCTATAG
- the otnK gene encoding 3-oxo-tetronate kinase, with the protein MKLSLGCIADDYTGASDLANTLTRQGLRTVQTIGVPSDDLALPEVDAVVVSLKSRSIEAGVAVERSRAAEKWLRGRGAGHVLFKICSTFDSTDAGNIGPVMDALRADSGDAIVLVTPAFPETGRTVYQGNLFVGPVPLNESPLKDHPLNPMHDSNLVRVLARQSRTQVGLVDLATLSRGAEAVRGRLAELVGKGIGAAIIDAVFDRDLETIGNVALDHRLSVGASGIGLGLARALVASGKVKAASAGAVSGAPVGGPAACLAGSCSQATLAQIANAEKTMAVLHLDPEQIVAGPAEARRALAWASDRITDGPILIASSSTPDQVAALQSRHGRDAAGHAIEQAMADIAEGLVRTGVRRLVVAGGETSGAVVDRLRIPGFLVGEEIAAGVPVLRSVGADNGEMLLALKSGNFGGTEFFSDALKLMR; encoded by the coding sequence GTGAAACTGTCTTTGGGCTGCATCGCCGACGACTACACCGGCGCCTCCGATCTCGCCAACACGCTGACGCGTCAGGGCCTGCGCACGGTGCAGACCATCGGCGTGCCATCGGACGATCTGGCGCTGCCCGAGGTCGATGCGGTCGTGGTGTCGCTCAAGAGCCGCTCGATCGAGGCTGGCGTCGCGGTCGAACGTTCGCGCGCCGCCGAAAAATGGCTGCGCGGCCGCGGCGCCGGCCACGTGCTGTTCAAGATCTGCTCGACCTTCGATTCCACCGACGCCGGCAATATCGGTCCCGTCATGGACGCGCTGCGCGCCGATTCGGGCGACGCCATCGTGCTGGTGACGCCGGCGTTTCCGGAGACTGGCCGCACCGTCTATCAGGGCAATCTGTTCGTAGGCCCGGTGCCGCTGAACGAAAGCCCCTTGAAGGACCACCCGCTCAACCCGATGCACGATTCCAACCTGGTGCGGGTGCTGGCGCGCCAGAGCCGGACCCAGGTCGGGCTGGTCGATCTCGCCACCTTGTCGCGCGGCGCGGAGGCGGTTCGCGGACGTCTCGCGGAGCTGGTAGGCAAGGGTATCGGCGCGGCCATCATCGACGCCGTATTCGACCGCGATCTCGAAACCATCGGCAACGTCGCCCTTGATCACCGCCTGTCCGTCGGTGCATCCGGCATCGGCCTGGGCCTTGCCCGGGCGCTGGTCGCCTCCGGCAAGGTCAAAGCGGCTTCCGCGGGCGCGGTGTCCGGCGCGCCGGTCGGTGGACCGGCCGCGTGCCTTGCGGGGAGCTGCTCGCAGGCGACGTTGGCGCAGATCGCCAATGCCGAAAAGACCATGGCCGTGCTGCATCTCGATCCTGAGCAGATCGTCGCGGGACCGGCAGAGGCGCGCCGCGCGCTGGCCTGGGCAAGCGACCGAATCACCGACGGTCCCATCCTGATCGCCAGCAGCTCGACGCCGGACCAGGTTGCAGCTCTGCAATCCCGGCATGGCCGCGATGCAGCCGGACATGCCATCGAGCAGGCGATGGCCGACATCGCCGAAGGCCTGGTGCGCACAGGCGTGCGACGGCTGGTGGTCGCCGGCGGTGAAACTTCAGGCGCCGTCGTCGATCGCCTGCGCATTCCCGGATTCCTCGTAGGCGAGGAAATCGCTGCAGGCGTGCCGGTTTTGCGGTCCGTCGGCGCCGACAATGGCGAAATGCTGCTTGCCTTGAAATCTGGCAATTTCGGTGGGACGGAATTCTTCTCCGACGCCCTGAAGCTGATGCGCTGA
- a CDS encoding ABC transporter ATP-binding protein translates to MTPLLETRGVWQRFGGLIANSDVSISVGRGEIVGLIGPNGAGKSTLFNLIAGVLPPTQGSIVFDGEDVTALPAAERCQRGIGRTFQVVKSFETMTVIDNVIVGALVRTTVMRDARRRAHEVLEFCGLGPRANVLASDLVPSEKRRLEVARALATEPKLLLLDEVLTGLTPVEAKTGVELVRKVRDTGVTVLMVEHVMEIVMPLVDRAIVLDLGKVLVEGKPADVVRDPKVITAYLGDRHAVGA, encoded by the coding sequence ATGACGCCTCTGCTGGAAACCCGCGGCGTCTGGCAGCGTTTTGGCGGCCTGATCGCCAACAGCGACGTTTCGATTTCGGTCGGACGCGGCGAGATCGTCGGTCTGATCGGCCCGAACGGCGCCGGCAAGTCGACGCTATTCAACCTGATCGCGGGCGTGCTGCCGCCGACGCAGGGCTCAATCGTCTTTGACGGCGAGGATGTCACCGCGCTGCCGGCGGCGGAGCGCTGCCAGCGCGGCATCGGCCGCACCTTTCAGGTCGTGAAAAGCTTCGAGACCATGACCGTGATCGACAACGTCATCGTCGGCGCGCTGGTCCGTACCACCGTGATGCGCGATGCACGGCGCAGGGCGCATGAGGTGCTGGAATTCTGTGGCCTTGGCCCGCGTGCCAACGTGCTCGCCAGCGATCTCGTCCCGTCCGAAAAGCGCCGGCTCGAGGTGGCGCGGGCGCTCGCGACCGAGCCGAAACTGCTGCTGCTCGATGAGGTGCTCACGGGGCTTACTCCGGTCGAGGCCAAGACCGGCGTCGAACTGGTTCGCAAGGTGCGCGACACCGGCGTTACCGTGCTGATGGTCGAGCACGTCATGGAAATCGTGATGCCGCTGGTCGACCGCGCCATCGTGCTCGACCTCGGCAAGGTGCTGGTCGAGGGCAAGCCTGCCGACGTGGTCCGCGATCCGAAAGTCATCACCGCCTATCTGGGAGACCGTCATGCTGTCGGTGCATGA
- the otnI gene encoding 2-oxo-tetronate isomerase — translation MPRFAANLSMMFTDVPFLDRFDAAARAGFTAVEFLFPYDHPAEAVGERLKRNGLTQALFNLPPGNWDAGEKGFAALPERFDDLKRSLETALPYAKATGVERLHLMAGIADRNSTKAVEQFYKSVAWAAEFYASHGLDVVIEPINPRNVPGYFLNDFGFARDLIAELKIPNLKLQFDIYHCQIIHGDVTMRLREMMPITGHVQIASIPSRNEPDGEELNYPFLFTELDRLGYGGFVGCEYNPRGKTTDGLAWFKPYAGAKS, via the coding sequence ATGCCGCGTTTTGCCGCCAATCTCTCCATGATGTTCACCGACGTGCCGTTCCTCGACCGCTTCGACGCAGCGGCAAGAGCGGGCTTCACCGCGGTCGAATTCCTGTTTCCCTACGATCATCCGGCAGAAGCCGTCGGCGAGCGGCTGAAGAGGAACGGCTTGACGCAGGCGCTATTCAATTTGCCGCCGGGCAATTGGGACGCCGGCGAAAAAGGCTTTGCCGCGCTGCCGGAGCGCTTTGACGATCTGAAGCGAAGCCTGGAGACGGCGCTGCCTTATGCGAAGGCGACCGGCGTCGAGCGGCTGCATCTGATGGCGGGTATCGCCGATCGCAACAGCACGAAAGCCGTCGAACAGTTCTACAAGTCGGTGGCATGGGCGGCCGAGTTCTACGCGTCCCATGGCCTCGACGTCGTGATCGAGCCGATCAATCCACGCAACGTGCCCGGCTATTTCCTCAACGATTTCGGCTTCGCACGCGACCTGATCGCCGAACTGAAGATTCCAAATTTGAAACTGCAGTTCGACATCTATCACTGCCAGATCATCCATGGCGACGTCACCATGCGGCTGCGCGAGATGATGCCGATAACAGGCCATGTCCAGATCGCCAGCATTCCCTCGCGTAACGAGCCCGATGGCGAGGAGCTGAACTATCCGTTCCTGTTCACCGAGCTCGACCGGCTCGGCTATGGCGGCTTCGTCGGCTGCGAATACAACCCGCGCGGCAAGACCACCGACGGACTTGCCTGGTTCAAGCCCTATGCCGGAGCAAAATCGTGA
- a CDS encoding methyl-accepting chemotaxis protein, which translates to MLARYSIRTKIIAVVAFLLAAMMGMGLLAARNMRAINANTVDIATSWMPSVRVLGDLRASVITYRNVIREHMLSETLEEKLATEKTLAAVIEANNKIRAAYEPLITSAEERTLLNEWAQLWDKYRRGTQEVMELSRNAVGQIPTEANDLNATTVNKIGLQADAVLKKSIDLNNAGADKVVKQAADSYTAALMMLALILGAAVMIGVGVSAYLVRDVSSGIASIVTPMQALGQGDLSADVPHQGEKTEIGAMADTLQVFKEALIAKKAADEAAAADAEAKIERGRRVDGITRNFESVIGEIVQTVSSASTQLEASAGTLSATAERSQTLTSVVASASGEASANVQSVASATEELSSSVTEIGRQVQASARMATDAVGQARVTNDRVSELSKAAGRIGDVVELINTIAGQTNLLALNATIEAARAGEAGRGFAVVASEVKALAEQTAKATGEISQQISGIQSATQESVNAIKEISSTIERLAEISSAIAAAVEEQGAATQEISRNVQQAARGTHQVSTNITDVQRGASETGAASSQVLSAAQSLSGDSQRLRLEVGKFLESVRAA; encoded by the coding sequence ATGCTCGCCAGGTATTCCATCCGCACCAAGATCATCGCCGTGGTCGCCTTCCTGCTCGCCGCCATGATGGGCATGGGGCTGCTTGCGGCCCGGAACATGCGGGCTATCAACGCCAACACGGTGGACATCGCGACGAGCTGGATGCCGAGCGTACGCGTGCTGGGTGACTTGCGCGCCAGTGTCATCACCTATCGCAACGTGATCCGCGAGCACATGCTGTCTGAGACTCTGGAAGAAAAACTGGCGACGGAAAAGACGCTGGCTGCCGTGATCGAGGCCAACAACAAGATCCGCGCAGCCTATGAGCCCCTGATTACGTCGGCCGAAGAGCGCACGCTGCTTAATGAGTGGGCGCAGCTCTGGGACAAATACCGCAGGGGCACCCAGGAAGTCATGGAGCTGTCCCGCAATGCGGTCGGCCAGATTCCCACTGAAGCCAACGACCTGAATGCAACAACCGTGAACAAGATCGGGCTTCAGGCCGATGCCGTTCTGAAGAAGAGTATCGACCTCAACAACGCAGGCGCCGACAAGGTGGTAAAGCAAGCGGCCGACAGCTACACGGCCGCTCTGATGATGCTTGCCTTGATCCTCGGCGCCGCCGTCATGATCGGCGTCGGCGTCAGCGCCTATCTGGTTCGCGACGTCTCGAGCGGCATTGCCTCCATCGTCACGCCGATGCAGGCGCTGGGTCAGGGCGATCTGAGCGCCGACGTGCCGCATCAGGGCGAGAAGACTGAAATCGGCGCGATGGCCGATACCCTGCAGGTCTTCAAGGAAGCGCTGATTGCCAAGAAAGCGGCCGACGAGGCCGCGGCCGCCGACGCCGAAGCCAAGATCGAGCGCGGTCGGCGGGTCGACGGCATCACCCGCAATTTCGAAAGCGTGATCGGCGAGATCGTGCAGACGGTATCCTCGGCTTCGACGCAGCTCGAAGCGTCGGCCGGCACGCTGTCGGCGACCGCCGAGCGCTCGCAGACGCTGACCTCGGTCGTGGCGTCGGCTTCGGGCGAAGCCTCCGCCAACGTGCAGTCGGTGGCGTCGGCGACCGAAGAGCTTTCTTCCTCGGTCACCGAGATCGGCCGCCAGGTGCAGGCATCGGCGCGGATGGCGACCGATGCGGTCGGTCAGGCCCGCGTCACCAACGACCGAGTCAGCGAATTGTCCAAGGCGGCGGGCCGGATTGGCGACGTGGTCGAACTCATCAACACCATCGCCGGCCAGACCAACCTGCTGGCGCTCAACGCCACCATCGAGGCGGCGCGCGCCGGCGAGGCCGGCCGCGGCTTTGCGGTCGTGGCGTCCGAAGTCAAGGCGCTGGCCGAGCAGACGGCCAAGGCCACCGGCGAGATCAGCCAGCAGATTAGTGGGATCCAGAGCGCGACCCAGGAGTCCGTGAACGCGATCAAGGAAATCAGCAGCACCATCGAAAGGCTGGCGGAGATCTCCTCGGCGATTGCAGCCGCGGTGGAAGAACAGGGTGCCGCGACCCAGGAAATCTCCCGCAACGTGCAGCAGGCCGCCCGCGGCACCCATCAGGTCTCCACCAACATCACCGATGTGCAGCGCGGCGCCAGCGAGACCGGTGCGGCCTCCTCGCAAGTGCTGTCGGCGGCGCAGTCGCTCTCAGGCGATAGCCAGCGCCTCAGGCTCGAGGTCGGCAAGTTTCTGGAGTCGGTCCGGGCAGCCTGA